One Shewanella sp. MR-4 DNA window includes the following coding sequences:
- the ilvN gene encoding acetolactate synthase small subunit, with translation MRRIISVLLENQSGALSRVVGLFSQRGYNIESLTVAPTDDNTLSRLNITVVADEKVLEQIEKQLHKLVDVLKVSNVTESAYIERELALVKVRAQGELREEIKRTADIFRGQIVDVTANLYTIQLVGTTEKLDAFIHSMGEVTKVVEVSRSGVVGLARGEKAMRA, from the coding sequence ATGCGTCGAATTATATCTGTATTACTCGAAAACCAATCCGGCGCTTTATCTCGTGTTGTCGGGCTGTTTTCCCAGCGCGGTTACAACATTGAAAGTTTAACTGTGGCACCAACCGATGATAACACCTTATCGCGCCTAAACATTACCGTGGTGGCCGACGAAAAAGTGCTAGAGCAAATCGAGAAACAGCTGCACAAGTTAGTCGATGTGCTTAAGGTGTCAAATGTCACCGAATCGGCTTATATCGAGCGGGAGTTGGCACTGGTTAAAGTCCGCGCCCAAGGGGAATTACGGGAAGAAATTAAGCGTACCGCCGATATCTTCCGTGGGCAAATTGTCGATGTCACCGCCAATCTCTACACCATTCAATTGGTGGGCACGACCGAAAAGCTCGACGCCTTTATTCACTCCATGGGTGAAGTGACCAAGGTAGTTGAAGTGTCACGCTCGGGCGTTGTGGGTCTGGCCCGAGGCGAGAAAGCGATGAGAGCCTAG
- a CDS encoding acetolactate synthase 3 large subunit, which translates to MEKLSGASMIVRSLIDEGVKHIFGYPGGSVLDIYDALHLIPGIEHILVRHEQAAVHMADGYARATGKVGVVLVTSGPGATNAITGIATAYMDSIPLVVLSGQVPSNLIGNDAFQECDMIGISRPVVKHSFLVQDPTQIPEIIKKAFYIASTGRPGPVVVDLPKDCLNPALLHDYIYPESIKMRSYNPTTSGHKGQIRRGLQALLAAKKPVLYVGGGAIISSSEKQILALAEKLNIPVVSTLMGLGAFPGTHKNSLGMLGMHGRYEANMTMHNCDLIFGIGVRFDDRTTNNIEKYCPNATILHIDIDPSSISKTVRVDIPIVGSADIVLDSMLALLEESKESNDSEAINQWWQEITVWRNRNCLAYDKESHRIKPQQVIETLYKLTNGEAYVASDVGQHQMFAALYYPFDKPRHWINSGGLGTMGFGLPAAMGVKMAMPDETVVCVTGDGSIQMNIQELSTALQYDTPVKIINLNNRFLGMVKQWQDMIYSGRHSHSYMDSVPNFAKIAEAYGHVGMTISDPAELESKMAEALAMKDRLVFIDIMVDETEHVYPMLIRGGAMNEMWLSKTEKC; encoded by the coding sequence ATGGAGAAGTTATCCGGCGCCAGCATGATTGTGCGATCCCTTATCGATGAAGGTGTAAAGCACATATTTGGTTATCCTGGCGGCTCAGTGTTAGATATCTACGACGCCCTGCACCTTATCCCCGGTATTGAACATATTCTGGTTCGTCACGAACAAGCTGCCGTGCATATGGCCGATGGTTATGCCCGCGCCACGGGTAAAGTGGGCGTGGTACTCGTGACCTCAGGCCCAGGTGCCACCAATGCTATTACCGGCATCGCCACCGCCTATATGGATTCAATTCCATTAGTGGTGTTATCAGGCCAAGTGCCGAGCAATTTAATCGGTAACGATGCGTTCCAAGAATGCGACATGATTGGGATTTCACGCCCAGTCGTCAAACACAGCTTTTTAGTACAAGATCCCACTCAAATTCCTGAGATCATTAAAAAAGCCTTTTATATTGCTTCCACAGGTCGCCCCGGCCCCGTGGTTGTCGACTTGCCAAAGGATTGCCTCAATCCAGCATTACTGCACGACTATATTTACCCCGAGAGCATTAAAATGCGCTCCTATAATCCAACGACATCGGGCCATAAGGGTCAAATTCGCCGTGGATTACAGGCATTACTCGCCGCGAAAAAACCTGTGCTTTATGTGGGTGGAGGCGCCATTATCTCAAGCAGTGAAAAGCAGATCTTAGCCCTAGCGGAAAAATTAAATATCCCCGTTGTCAGCACCTTGATGGGCCTTGGCGCCTTCCCTGGCACCCATAAAAACAGCTTAGGAATGCTGGGGATGCACGGTCGTTATGAAGCCAACATGACCATGCATAACTGCGATCTTATCTTCGGGATTGGCGTGCGTTTTGATGACAGAACCACCAACAACATCGAAAAATACTGCCCTAATGCCACCATTTTACATATTGATATCGACCCTTCATCGATTTCAAAAACCGTGCGAGTGGATATCCCCATCGTTGGCTCCGCCGATATCGTACTAGACAGCATGCTAGCTTTGCTGGAGGAATCAAAGGAGAGCAACGATAGCGAGGCAATTAATCAATGGTGGCAAGAAATCACGGTTTGGCGTAACCGCAACTGCTTGGCATACGATAAGGAAAGCCATCGGATCAAACCACAGCAAGTGATTGAAACCCTTTACAAACTCACTAATGGTGAGGCCTATGTCGCCTCGGATGTAGGCCAGCATCAAATGTTTGCCGCGCTGTATTATCCCTTTGATAAACCTCGTCATTGGATTAACTCCGGCGGCCTTGGCACCATGGGCTTTGGTCTACCCGCTGCCATGGGAGTCAAAATGGCAATGCCGGACGAAACCGTTGTGTGCGTCACGGGCGATGGTTCGATTCAGATGAATATTCAAGAGCTTTCAACCGCTCTGCAATACGATACGCCGGTTAAAATTATCAACTTAAACAACCGTTTCCTTGGCATGGTGAAACAATGGCAGGATATGATCTACTCGGGTCGCCATTCCCATTCCTATATGGATTCGGTCCCCAACTTTGCCAAAATTGCCGAAGCCTATGGCCATGTTGGTATGACGATTAGCGATCCTGCTGAGCTTGAGTCTAAGATGGCCGAAGCCCTTGCCATGAAAGACAGACTGGTATTTATCGACATTATGGTGGATGAGACTGAGCACGTGTATCCCATGCTTATCCGCGGCGGCGCGATGAATGAAATGTGGTTAAGCAAAACGGAGAAATGCTAA